In the genome of Candidatus Omnitrophota bacterium, the window TGCTCACCGGGACCGATGAGCACGGCCAAAAGATTGAGCAGGCCGCCGCGGCCGCCGGCAAAACCCCGCAGGTCTACGTCGATGACGTCGTCGAACGCTTCCTGGAACTCTGGAAGCTGCTCAACATTTCGTATGACGATTTCATCCGCACCACCCAGCCGCGGCATGAGAAAGCGGTGCAGGCGATTCTGACGAAATTGTACGACGAGAAGAAGTTAGTGCACGCGGAGTATCAGGGGTGGTATTGCACTCCGGATGAAACGTTCTGGACAGAGGCGGAATTGGCCGCGACCGGCCGCGTCGACGGAAAACCGCTGTGCCCCTCCTGCCAGCGGGCGTTGGAGCCCGTTCAAGAGGATGGCTGGCACCTGCCGCTGCGCGCGTCCCAAGACTGGCTGCGAAATTTTGTGAAGACTCACCCGGATTTTGTCAAGCCGGCCAGCCGCTATAACGAGCTCGCGAGCCTCTTGGAGCAGCCGCTGCCGGAGTCGCTGTGCATCACCCGCCCGCGCCAGCGGGTCAGTTGGGGCATTCCGGTGCCCTTCAGCCCGGACCATGTCACCTATGTGTGGATCGATGCGCTGCTGAACTACATCACCGTGGCGGGCTACCTCGAGAACCCGAAACGGTTCGACGCGCTCTGGCCGGCGGCGATGCATGTCATCGGCAAAGATATCCTGCGGCACCACGCGCTGTACTGGCCGGTGCTGCTGCATGCGCTGGGCCTGCCTGATGCGCAGATGCCGAAAACGATTTTCGCCCACGGCTGGTGGAAGGTGGGCGAACAGAAGATGTCGAAAACGCTGGGCAACATCGTCGATCCGACGGCCGTGGTCACGCAGCTGCTGAAGGATCAGCCGTATGCCGCGGACATCTACCGCTATTTTCTCCTGCGCGAAATCCCCTTCGGCCAGGATGGGAGTTTTTCGGAAGACGCCCTATTCAAGCGCCTTGACGCCGATTTGGCCAACGACCTCGGCAACTTGGTCAACCGCACCTGCTCGATGCTGGAGCGCTATTGCCAAGGCGTGATCCCGCAGGCGGATGGCGTCGGCGCCTCATCGGACGATGCGGCGCTGTGGACGGCAGCGCAGCAGGTCTCCTCGGCGGTGGATGCGTCGATGAGCCGGGTGGATTTTTCAGGAGCGCTCGAGGCGATCATGGCGGTGGTGACCCAGACCAATCAATATATCGAGCGCACAGCCCCCTGGAAACTCGCGAAACAGCCTGAGAGCGTTCGGCGCTTACACGTCGTCCTCGTGACAATGGCGTCGGTGGTGCGGGCATTGGCCGCCCAGCTGCAGCCGTTCATGCCGTCGGTCGCCGACGCGATGTGGGAGCAGCTCGGCTACACCGGCGTGTCGCACACGGCAGATCCCACCCTCGTCACCGCGTCGTGGCCTTCGGCGCATCCCATCGGCGCGCACCCTGTGCTGTTTCCTCGGGCCAAGGTGGGATGACGCGATCCTTCTTGCGCAGCCGATGGCTGTACGCCGTGTTGGCTCTCCTGATCATCGGGGTGTACGTGTGGGGGCGTCCGACGAATGCGCCGGAGCCGCTGGAAGCCATCCGGGAGCTTCCGGAGCGCTCGCGAGAGTGGATGCCGCAAACGATCGATGCGCAGACATGGCGACGCGTTGTGCGCCATGAGCCGGCGACCACCCTCGCATTGGTGATCCTCGGCCTGTTCTCGCTCGTCATGACATGCGGCGGCATCGCGCTGGCGATTCGCGCCGTCATGCAGGGCACGTGGCGGTCGTGGTGGACCGCATCATCGACGGCGCTGCCCCCGTGGTCTTTCGGCGAGCTCTTCCGAATCATGATGCTGGCCGTGGCCATGGCGTTTCTGTTATCCGCCGCCCAGCTGATGCTGGTGACGACCGGGCTGTTGCCCCTGCCTGATCCGCATGTGGCGTTGACCGTGGCCATGCTGTTGCTTGACGTGTTTGTGGGCCTCATGATCCTCTCGTTCGCCGCCGGCAAGGGGCGCTCGGTCTGGGCCACCTTCGGGTTGACCGGCCCGATCGCCGGCCCGGCCATGACGATCGGCTTGCGCAGCTACATGACGGCGTTTCCGTGGCTCTTCGGGTTGCTCTGGCTGGTCGCTCAGGTGGTTGAAGCGCTCGGCATCAAGCAGCCGATTGAGCCCATCCAAGAGCTGGTGTTTCGCGAGCAGCGTCCGTTCGTGCTGGGCTTGACGGTGGTGCTCGCCTGCACGGTCGGCCCCATCGTCGAAGAGCTGTTTTTCCGCGGCGTGCTCTACACCGCGATTCGCCAGCGGACGTCGCGCCTCATCGGGATGCTCGCGAGCGCGGCGATCTTCGCGCTGCTGCACACCAACGTGGTGGGATTTTTGCCGATCGTCGCGCTCGGCTGCGTGCTGGCGTATCTGTATGAGCGGACCGGATCGCTCGCCGCGTCGCTGGCGGTGCATGTGCTGCACAATAGCTTTTTGATCAGCACCGCCATGGTCTTTCGCCATATGATGAGCGCTAGCCCACCGTGATGAAGACGGTGCATGCGATTGGTGAGTTTAAGTTGATTGATCGCATTCGAAGGCGTCTCCACCGACCAACGTCTGTTGTGGCGGGGATCGGCGATGATGCGGCGGTGGCGCGCACGAAACACGGCGAGCTGCTGCTCTTTGCCAGCGACATGCTGGTGGAAGGGACGCATTTTCGCCGAGACGCTCTGTCGCCTGCGGCCATCGGCTGGAAAGCGCTCGCGTGCAATATCAGCGACATCGCCGCGATGGGGGGCGCGCCGTTGTGGGCGGTGGTGTCGTTAGGCCTGCCGCCGCGCACGCCAATCGCCTTCGTCGATGGGCTCTATGCCGGACTGGAACGGTGTGCCAGGCGGAATCGCTGCGCCGTCGTCGGCGGGGATACCGTGCGAGCCCCGCAGGTCATCGTCGATGTGGCGATCATCGGTTACGCGGCGTCATCGCAAGTGGTTCGGCGCAGCGGCGCACGGATCGGCGATACGCTGTGCGTCACCGGCCGGTTAGGCGGCTCCTACCTCAGCGGGCATCACGCCGCCTTTACCCCCAGAGTCGCAGAGGCTCAGGCGTTATTGAAGCGCGCGCGCATTCATGCCATGATGGATCTCTCCGACGGGCTGGCATCGGATCTGTGGCAGATGAGCCGGGCCAGCGGTGCGATCCTGCGCATTGAGGCGAAGCAGGTTCCCATTTCACGGGCAGGAAAAACGTTGCGCCATGCGCTGATGGATGGAGAAGATTTTGAGCTGCTGTTTGCCGTCGCCGCGCGCGACGTGGCGCGATTGCCCCGGCGGATGGGTTCCTGTCCTGTGACGTCGATCGGTCGCGTGGTGCGCCGCGGCGTCGGCGTCGAGTTGCAGCGTCGTGATGGCCGCATCGTTCCACTCATCCCGACAGGATTCAGGCACTTCTAATGTCTCATCGCCAATCGCCAATCGTCAATCGACAATTCGAGGCTGTCACGGCTTCGGTTGAGGAAACCCACGCTCTTGGTGAGCAGCTCGGTCGACTCTTGCAGCCCGGCGATGTGGTGGCGTTGCGCGGGGAGCTGGGCAGCGGAAAGACCACGCTGATTCAGGGAATCGCCAAGGGGCTCGGGTGCGATCCGCACCGCGTCAAAAGCCCCACCTTTGTGCTCATGCGTGAATATTCCGGCCCCGCACCCGTGGTGCATATCGACGGCTACCGGCTCTCCGGAGCCCCGGCCGCGGCGTGGCTGGATGTGGA includes:
- the tsaE gene encoding tRNA (adenosine(37)-N6)-threonylcarbamoyltransferase complex ATPase subunit type 1 TsaE, whose translation is MSHRQSPIVNRQFEAVTASVEETHALGEQLGRLLQPGDVVALRGELGSGKTTLIQGIAKGLGCDPHRVKSPTFVLMREYSGPAPVVHIDGYRLSGAPAAAWLDVDLMFSPSKITLIEWAERFEGVLPSDHVEISLAHVSTNRRRITFRGTGARGQAVMSQFQVPGSRFQVVAKAEPET
- the thiL gene encoding thiamine-phosphate kinase; the encoded protein is MKTVHAIGEFKLIDRIRRRLHRPTSVVAGIGDDAAVARTKHGELLLFASDMLVEGTHFRRDALSPAAIGWKALACNISDIAAMGGAPLWAVVSLGLPPRTPIAFVDGLYAGLERCARRNRCAVVGGDTVRAPQVIVDVAIIGYAASSQVVRRSGARIGDTLCVTGRLGGSYLSGHHAAFTPRVAEAQALLKRARIHAMMDLSDGLASDLWQMSRASGAILRIEAKQVPISRAGKTLRHALMDGEDFELLFAVAARDVARLPRRMGSCPVTSIGRVVRRGVGVELQRRDGRIVPLIPTGFRHF
- a CDS encoding CPBP family intramembrane metalloprotease, producing the protein MTRSFLRSRWLYAVLALLIIGVYVWGRPTNAPEPLEAIRELPERSREWMPQTIDAQTWRRVVRHEPATTLALVILGLFSLVMTCGGIALAIRAVMQGTWRSWWTASSTALPPWSFGELFRIMMLAVAMAFLLSAAQLMLVTTGLLPLPDPHVALTVAMLLLDVFVGLMILSFAAGKGRSVWATFGLTGPIAGPAMTIGLRSYMTAFPWLFGLLWLVAQVVEALGIKQPIEPIQELVFREQRPFVLGLTVVLACTVGPIVEELFFRGVLYTAIRQRTSRLIGMLASAAIFALLHTNVVGFLPIVALGCVLAYLYERTGSLAASLAVHVLHNSFLISTAMVFRHMMSASPP
- the metG gene encoding methionine--tRNA ligase, whose amino-acid sequence is MSKTLYFTTPLYYVNAAPHIGHSYTTIAADALARYYRLKGESVFLLTGTDEHGQKIEQAAAAAGKTPQVYVDDVVERFLELWKLLNISYDDFIRTTQPRHEKAVQAILTKLYDEKKLVHAEYQGWYCTPDETFWTEAELAATGRVDGKPLCPSCQRALEPVQEDGWHLPLRASQDWLRNFVKTHPDFVKPASRYNELASLLEQPLPESLCITRPRQRVSWGIPVPFSPDHVTYVWIDALLNYITVAGYLENPKRFDALWPAAMHVIGKDILRHHALYWPVLLHALGLPDAQMPKTIFAHGWWKVGEQKMSKTLGNIVDPTAVVTQLLKDQPYAADIYRYFLLREIPFGQDGSFSEDALFKRLDADLANDLGNLVNRTCSMLERYCQGVIPQADGVGASSDDAALWTAAQQVSSAVDASMSRVDFSGALEAIMAVVTQTNQYIERTAPWKLAKQPESVRRLHVVLVTMASVVRALAAQLQPFMPSVADAMWEQLGYTGVSHTADPTLVTASWPSAHPIGAHPVLFPRAKVG